ATATTACTATCAGTTTAACCTCACACAAGTTTTCAGAGTATTTTCCCCATACACTATTTATTTGATCCATTACTGGTTTACTAATCAGCCTTCATTCATCTAAATTCTTCTGGTGCTTGTCAGCGTGCTAAGATGCGGATAAGGAAGTCTGAATGAAGTCAAAGTAAGAGAGTCTTATACATGGACTTTGGGAACAACACTGATAAAAACCGTGGGTCTTGCTTTTAATTCTCAGACATAGAGGTTTAAATTTCCACTTCCTTCCTTACTGATCAGCTTTTCAGGGCATACACagggttattttttgtttgactgtttttttgttgttagcaTGTAACTAATATCTTTGGAAGCAGCTGGTCACCGTGCAGAGGTAGCCAGTACAACACAAGTCAAGCCCTAACTTGGCTGCTAACTAGCCAAGTGACACTGGTGATGTCGCTCCTCTGTACCCcatgtttcctcctctgtaagatgAGGAGGGTGGAGAAGACTGAGTTCCCCTTAAAATATCTCATCTCTGTCTCAGAAATCCCAggtattaggggaaaaaaatgtgcagGAGTCAATGTCCTTTCAGGAACCCAATGCATTTCTCCTCAGCGTACAACTTGGTTGCTGCCTCTGTGAGGTACCTCTAAggaagtttgttttttctcttttgtacagCTGAGAGAGGAGACCACTTGCAGCTGCCAAGGGAACATGAGATTTCTGAGGGAAGCATAGTGCAAAACGTTCCGAAGATGGATTCCTTGGGGATGGAAGGTCTTCAGGGTGGACAGCTGCCCATGGAAGGGCTCTGGAGGTCAAAGAAGCACTCGGTGATGTCAAGACAAGACTTACAAATGTTGTGCTGCACTGAAGGCTGTTCCATGTCTGATCTGAGTGCGCTTTGTTAGGACAAGTGCAGGTTCCCATGCGCAGCAGAACTTCAGCACGTGTTTAATCACACTGTTTTACTTCCCAGGAAAATACCTCCCTGTGTCACTAAACTCATGGCTCTTGGATAGGCATTTCTTTCCTAAAAGTTGTGGATGAATGGCAAAAACCACAACgaagtctgttttctctctttgccaAGGTGAATGCACtgttcttttcacattttaactaattctttgaaattttagatGCTGTGCACCATTGCAATAAAAATGCCATAAACCAAGCtcatggtgatttttttccccttttaaaacaattttaaataactttaaaacagTTAACAAAAATGCTGATagtataaaaacttaaaaatataagtatcaaaagaaaacaaaagccaacTTTTGATGATTACTTCATCATCTAGAAATAACCATCCACTCTTAACTGTTGggttattatatattattactgaAAATTTAAACACTGATTCACAGTTCAGAGTAAGAATCTCAACAAACTGCTTTTCTGAAAGGTTCTTAGAGAGCTCAATACATGTTTTCTAGTATCATGCAGCTCTTCAGCATTCTGCCTGAGAATAGCTGGGTACGTATGTGCATCAGGTAGGTCCATAAACAGCCAAAATCCAGACAGCGTTTGGGAGTCTTACCTCCTTGCTATAGTCGGGGCTGCCTTGGTTTTGCCTTCCTACTCCTGAGATAAAAGGACATGCTAGTCTCATTCTGGAGGTTGAGAAACTAAAATCCAGATAGCCAATCACTACATTAAAATTAGATGCCTTCACAGATAAGAAGACAAAGTAAGATATCACAAaactatgtttttatttctaactctGTCAGCCAACTCCCCTGTCGGTTATAACAACAGTTAGACTCTTTGTTCATCTGAGGTGCTGGTTATTAATACTCCAGCctatatttgaaatttgttgtCCACATATTGGCCATTTAAATTGTGTCAAGGCATTGCTTTTTGCAGATTGAAAAAACTGACTCTCCTTAGAAGTAAATAAATGTCTCCTAAGTCACACAGCTACGGAGGTGGTGTTACTGATCCAAACCTAGCCTACTTAGCATGGATCATGGCAGTCGCATCCCATTGCACTGGTAGTTAATTATTCTTTACCACGAAGACACTccctgtgtgtttgttttaagtCAGTTTCACTGAAGAACGTCCTCTGATGAGGCAGTAAAAATTAATGGTGTTAAATCTCAACCTTTAAGTACACGCCTTTTCGATATTCTGGGTGGTGAAATCGGAAGACTACACAGATCATGTTTGTAGCAACTGAAGTATGGTGGTTTCCCCAAGGAAATGCACTTCTGTGGTCGAGTTATGAGCTTAAAACTAGCTATTTTTTCCAtgaagcatcatttaaaaaaaaaaaaaaaaagactgaagagcTGTGGTTATTCAGATTtggattttagaaattaaatgaaataagatttgaaaatgaacaaagtgtGCCTGTCAtgtcaaggaaaacaactgacagtatTTGTTGCTGATCATAAAATTCAAGCATACAGTTAACTGTGGAAAACTTTTATCCACCAACCTGAGATCGGGGCTGATATtaatgaatttgattttttttgacaTTGTATAATGATGTGTCAACATTTGAAAGAATGTAACTCAGTAAACCAATATTCACTGAGCTGTAACtcagtgaaccaatattttccaaaCGATCAATGCCTGATACCACAAAATCATGGAGGGGTAAAGACCTGCTCAAAGtgcaaaataaagattttaatctAACTGTATAAAAATTCATTGATGTGATTTCAGATTTTACATTGCAActaacctttaattaaaaaaccaCTTGTTGTGgaggagggtatagatcagtggtagagggtaggcctagcatgcatgaagtcctgggttcaatccccaagacctccaataaataaatatataaataaacaaacaaacaaacctaatacctctgaaatatatatatataaatcaaataaatacatgtttaaaaaaaagttgttgaGTTTTAGTATAATACCAAAGGAGAATATAAAAATGACCtgaaaagtctattaaaataatCTTCCCTTTTGCAACTAAATATCTATGTGTGgctggattttcttcatatacatcAGCCCGCACAACACACAGCAGATTGAATGTGGGAGCTGATAGGAGCTGTATTTTATAAAGATAGTCATTAGAGACttgcaaaaatagaaaacagtgcCACTgttttcactaaattttttttttgttttgtgaaaatatatttttcataaaatatgttatttgtgTTAATATGTGTTGAgtttattgttattttcaaatgagttaataaatatatttaaatttctcaGTAAAATTCACACAtgataaatattgataaattcaACCCACATAAATAAAAGCTCTTGGAAGTTCTTAATAACTTTTAGGAGTGTAAGGAGAGTATGCGACCGAAAAGTTGGAGAATTGCTCTTCTATAATATGTTTTGCCACGAAGTTTTGAGGTTCCATCAATGGATGTTCAGGTTGCTGTATTTGCCATTGCAGATAAAGAAGCAATAAATAGCCTTGTTTGTATATCCTTACGTATTGACACTTTCATTTCAATGAGCTCACTTGCTTACTTGCTCTTCTATTTGGTTCTGAAGTAGTAGCGTAACCCTTACTAGGAGTTTTTTGTAATTTCTGCCAGGAACAAAAATCGTGTATCATGTTTGTACCAAATTTATTTGGTATAGTTACAAATATAGTCAGATAGCTTTACCCtatatctattatctatctgtctatctatctatctatctacctagcTACCTACATCATCATCATAATCTATCATTGtctatctatctgtatctatAACAGAGACCtagttacatttttatattaccttttcattttatgttaccttttatttgccatttttatttgcCCCTGTGAATGAGACATTTCCCCCCTGTTCATTTCTTAATGTATGTTGCAGTAAAAAGAAGATCTTTATTTTTGTGCATTCATTTTTCCTCCAGCCACCTTATgttattttatgacatttaatGGCTACTTTATAAGTCTATCTTGGTAGAGTAGGTATACAATATTATCATCTACTAATAAAAAGgtcattttgtcttttccaatATTCAAGCTGATTCCTTCATATTCTTGTCTTATGACATGGCTCATTATGCAGAAATTATCGATTGAGAGAGTAACGTGCAGGCATTGTTGTGAGTGCTACAACTGTGAATAAAACAAAGTGTATGGTCTCGTGGAAGGCAGGCATCAGCAAGAGAAATATTAGATAATGACTGATGCCCTGAGGAGAAAGGAACGTATGAAAAGGGGACAGGGAGGcttggagtgggggtggggattgAATTTTAGACAGAATAGCTAGGGAAGTCTTCACTGGGGAGGTGGCCACTATGAAAATTCtcagtgatgatggtggtagGCATGTCTTCCACATCACtaattttaatagaaatggtTTCAGCATTTCAGTACTAAATATGATGTTTgctattcaaaataaataatgaacagTCTTTACATTATATATgctatgtgtatatgtatgtctataaataatactgctgatCATCTAAAGAGTTTTCATCTATGACATATTGCTGAAGGACTTATTTTGTTATAAATGGCCACTAAATTTTATTAAGTATCTATTTAAATTCATcatgcaatattttttttcttttgttaggtGAAGAATTCTATTGATAGCCTTCTTTATGTTgaaatttctctactttctcagaaaaatctatTTGATCATGATGTAACAGCTATTCAATACTCAGGACTATTTGTTAacttgataatattttatttagaattttaaaatctgtattcatAAGTAAAATTGATCTCTCTCAATGAAGATTGATATAGCTTCATAAAACAAAAGCATTGTCTATTCTTtagaaatttggaagaaaaaagctATAATACACTTACAATTAAGTGcataattttaaattgaattttggcTTATTTGTAACCCCATGAATTCCTGGAACAAACTCAGTTATTAACATAGCTTTTTATGTATCATTGCAATTGATTGCCTAAAATTTTGCTTAGTACTTTTGCatgcattttcattaaaaaacttGTATTTTGCctatagtttcctttttctgtaatACCTTAggtggttttgatatcagggttgTTAGCCCTATAAAATGAACTGGaaaaattccttcctttcttctcttccttcctatcctccttccttccttccttttctaaacTCTGAATGTTTaagattggttttatttttctttaaatgttcagAGGTTTCAGTAGTGAAGTCTTCAAGACTTGgtagaaagattttaaaattcagattcaatTTATTTTACAAGTGTAGGAATattaagatttttataatttttcctgaATCGATTTAGTGATTGTGTTTTTCAAGGGACTTGTCTGTGTCATCTAAGTTGTTGAATTGATTGGCATAAATTCTTCATAATATCCTCTTACCTTTTTGCTGGGAGGGGGGGACTTTTTAcacaataaatctttatttttccagtCTCCTTTATAGTTATTGATCTTTTCAGATAGTCTATCATTTTGAGGGTTAATTTAGATAGTTATTTACTACTCAGAATTTCTTCTAGATTTTCATATTTGCATGATGGCAACCAATAGGCTTTCCTTTATAGTATGTGTCCTTGGTTTCAAGAGCTTCtatttaacacttaaaaattctGATCATATTATtgacatttattcatatttcaaTGTATAGACTCTGTATCTAGTGCAAGAACCGCTACTCAccactgttttctcttccttccttacACGTAGTTTCTAATCAATAAGTATAttttggttgaatgaataaaataatcatttttttctatattatatatttatgttctaTGTctcccttcaccaagcttgctgaTGGTTGAGGGGAgaaggttatttttattttagtcttttgaaataaaatattttattttttaactagatTTAAAATCttattccatttgtttctttttttttgtctatgtAAATCTTccctttatttgttttctttatttttaagtgctttcTTAATTACTAAtgttctttactttctttctcttttgtactCACTAATGTGTGTAAGTCTAAAAATATACAGGATGGAAGATACAGCTcaggttagcatgcacgaggtcctgggttcaatccccagtacctccactaaccaaaaaaaaaaaaagacatatatatatatacatacacacacgcacatctaGGTATATCTTTAGCTATCCATGGATTTGATTATGAAACATTCACCTTATTATgttctaaattattttcagttttagttttgtttttatctttgaCTTAAGGAATGATTTGAGAGTGTCtcataatttcaaagtaatacaattttgttttcttagtcATCGAATAATTATTGGCTTTTAGGTTTAGCAGTTTATGTTCAAGGATTAAGTCCTGTAAATTCTCTAATTTGgggaatttattaaatttttttctgggagccaaaacaaaacaaatttccaGGTACAGAACATAGAGTTGATGCTGAGTGTTGGCTGTCACCAGCTCACAGCTATCTATCCCCTTTTTAGAAAACTGCTCTGGCCAAAGAGGGGCACCTCACAATGGAGGTTATgtgcctttctctctgcctttgcacCGCCACTTCCCCcgcccctgtcccctcccctggcctcggTGATCAGCTAACAGGTAATGACTAAGTGACTCAGGGTGCAAAAAGCCTGCCCCTTTTTGTGAAGCCCGACCCAGCAATGCACACAGTTCCCTCCAGGGCTCTAGGCTGAACCTAGACTCAATGTTTCAGGCCCTATCCTGGGGAAGCTAACTGTTCtgagagctgccataacaaatttcTGCAAGTTGGGTGGCTTAAAAATGTAGACATTTATTCTCTTGTACCTCAAgaggctagaaatctgaaatcGAGGTATCATGAGGGCCACGCTCTTTGAAGGCTCTGGGGGACAATCTGTTCACGCTGTTCACTCAGCTTCTGGCGTCGCCTTCAGTTCTTGGCATTTCTTGACTTGGGGATATGTCGCTCCAATTTCAGGCTCTGTTGTCACACGGCATCCTTCTCTCTGTATAGGTCTGTCTtatgtctcttttcctcttcttataaggacatcacaTGAAAGCTAAGGGACCACCTTACTccaatatgacctcatcttaacttataTTATAACCATATCTACAAAGAccatatttccaaataaggtcagattcacaggtaccaggggttAAGAACTTAACATAAAAACTTAACATCTtttttggggacacaattcaacctgaAACACTGACCTAACATATTAGATGAAAACGTGTGTTCTCTATTTTAGGGTGTATCTTTCTCCCTATATGTAACTGCTAAATCAagcttctagaaaataaaaaaattctccatatcttgcttattttttgcctttttttggggggtttctgtaaaagaaacattaaaatctCCTAATTGTGATTATcaggttcttttatttttaggaagGTTTACTTTACGTGAATGACTGCAATTATTGGGTGCATGAAGACTTCCTATTGTTATACCCCCTCTTCAAGTTCTGTCTCTACTATTaagtagtatttttctttgttttgcttagtatttttaaacttcaaaatctGCTTTTCCTTATATCGATAATGGTTTACTTGCTGCTATTTGATATCCTAAATTTGGTGACAGTAATAAAGGgttgtgtattcttttttattatgtgaAATTATTATTAGTTATCTCAGCCTGCCTTAACAgcataccacagactgagtggcttaaacaacagagatttattttctcatagttctggtgGATAGAAGTCCCAGATCAAAGTTTGCCggggtcagtttctggtgagagctctcctcctggcttgcagactGTTGTCTTCTCCCTGAGTCCTCATATGGCCTTTCCTCAATGTGTAGgcatggagaaagagagagagaagaagaagagggaaggggggagggagggggaggggagaggaagaatcgttctcttttcctcttcctatAAGGCCAACAATTCTAAGGATTAGGGCCTCACCCTTATGACCCAATTTAATCTCAATTACCTCCTAATGTCCTTTTCTCCAAATATAGCCAAACTGGGGATTAGAACTTCAACATGTGGATTTGGGAGGGGATACAGTAAAATCCATAGTAGAGATCATTCTTTTTCTAGTTAATGCTTTTGGCCTTGAAATTTGCTTTATCTAATATTAGTATGGACATTGcctttttgcttgtgtttctacGATATATCTTTGGCCAAAAATTCAAACTGAATTGAACTTTAACTCTTACTTTTCTTGTCTTTTGGTTTTCAGGGTGTATTCTTAAATTCACACATAGATGgcttttatttgttaaatgaagcCAATTCATGTTTAATCGATGACACTTGATGAACTGGATTATATTCTATATAATCTAGtatttacttgaatttttttgtttgtatggaCAATTCCCCATCCTCACTTGTTAATTTAGAAATGTTACTGTGCTTTTCCATTTCACTGCTGGTCACTGTGCACCCTCTATTAGACGTCAAAGCATCTTGACTTCTCTGTATTATGATTTCAATCCCTCTTGTCCACTGACATGAATCCTTCAGAACTAGGGCAGTCAAACTATGGCCTGGGGGTCAAATCTGCCCTATCATCTGATTTCTATGGCTCACATGCTAAGaaggatttttactttttaaatggtaaagaaatcaaaagagtaACTTTTCGTGATACAAGAGAATTACATAAAAGTGAACTTTCGGTCACATAAATGAAGTTTTGttagaacacagccacacttATTTGCTTACTTCTTGTCCCTGGCAATTTTTGTGCTTTGATGGCAGAGTTGAGAGTTGCAACAGCGACTGCATGGTTTACAAGGCTGAAAACATTTGCCTTCCAGCCTTTTACACTGCGCTGACCTGCGATTAAGAACATTCTAACACCCTCTGGTTGACCCAGCTTTCTAAAGTGGGTCCTTAGAAGGCTTTTGCTTGTGCTTGTAAACAGAGATACAAGTAAGCAATTtagctgtatttttaatttttcggCTGCCCTATCAAAGTAAGTTCTTATTATAGAATaagtttctttaaagaaaaacataaagataatgtattttttcatggaagtactagggattgaaccaaggacctcatgcatgctaagcctgtgctctgccactgagctatacccaacctACTTCAATctcatgtatttttataattaactagcaacatatagtttatttttctttatttccaaaatgaaatGACTCTCTAAGGTTAATAGTTCtcatatgaatttaaaaaatgatttctcagCACCCCCTGCACAAGTCAGGCAGGATATTCTGTCCTTCTGAGTTAGCTCATTCTCTGTGGGAAgcaacagattttctttttttgattacaAACAGAAAGTGAAGCTCAGTGCTGCCCAAACGGGTTATACTGGTTCCTTAATTGCTAAGTAGGGAAGTAGCCCCGTGGGTGGCTGGAGAACCACAAGTTTCTAAGTACGTCTggcactaaaataaaattttaagaagtcGTATACCATAGTTAAATCAgtgaggaaagaaactgagaagagaTTACAGGAAATTTTAGTCCAGTGCTTAGCATAGTTAAGCCTTAATAAACCTTCTAGCTGTATGTGTTCATGTAtgcaaagaagagaagagagcttGTAAATTCAAATGGACGCTAAGAGTGGAAGAACTAAGCAGACCAGTGACAGTAAGCAAACACAGTAAAAGGGACTAAGAAGGTCCTGACGTGGAAGGCGAGACATCTGATcagaagcattaaaaaaacagGCAGAGGCAGGTGACAAGAGGGTAAATTTGGGGATGGATAATGTCTTCTAATAAATGTGGACTTGACGACAAATGATTTGGTACTCAAAGAAGGCAAAAGCAGGTGgttaaaactttgaaaagaaaaaaaaaacaggtaatcTAGGGTATTATGTTTTGGTGGAGAGCTGAAATTGCTGAAACATATGCTCGGTTCTTTAGGAAAACAGGTTGTGCATAAAGAATTTGGAGGTCGAGAGTGAGCTTTCCGCGATGGGTCAGACGTCTTACTTACACTTTCCCTTTCAGTCTCCACAGCAAGAACACAAGTAGTGATCACTGATCTCTGATCGATGATAAGCAGCGATCgttattataatcatttttagcTTTGAGAATACTGAGGCTCCAGGCAATAGCCGctttgttcaaagtcacacagctggtaaggtCTGGAAGCTAAAATGAGATGTTTGTCTGTCatatctgtgtttaaaaaaaaaacaaacaaaaccaaaacaaacttaTATCACATGGCTGctcaaaagaaatgaattcaGCAGAGAGCTGAGTTGGAATACAGCGCGGGGGATGTTTGGCAGATTTGGCCCCGGGGACCACTTCTGGTGTTTGTGAAGGCAAGGAATTGGTGACCTGAGATCCAGACTGCAGGAGGTGAAGGGGACAGCAGCGGACAAAGTCAGAGGTAGCAGTGCAGGCCACTTCTGTAAGAATTTCAGGAGCaaaaaaaagcacagtaaatTATCAACAgctattcaatattttttaatgcattttttgaTAATATCTAGAAAGGCAGGTCAAGTAATGGTCCCAAGAAGGAAAGTGTTCATTCTGTAAAATGGCTAggtttaaaatttctaatttctcAACTGTCGTTTTGTAAACCACTCCCATATACTGGATAATTcccaagagttaaaaaaaaaaaaaaatcaatgaactgAAGTAGCTCAATTTCCCGACATGTAATCCATTGGACTCTGCTGCAAGGGGGCCTCTTATTATGTGTTTTCTTTAAAGTCATTCTAACCATGACAACAGACAACAGCATTGACACTTCCACTTAAGATGCTAACATATTTTTGACTGAATCTTTACATTTCTTGAGATGTCTGACAACAGAAATGGACcacacagaaatttttttttaatgagggaaaaaaaagaagttatcatttaattttggtttggggggaaaattcTCTGTTGATTTCGAGGGAGGTCTCCTGCTAACATTCTTAGAGTTAACTGAGTTTTCAGTAATTTGCTATTGGTACTGACTGTAGCTGCTGAAGCTGCTGCTcgtgaatattttataaaatggaagGAAGATATTAGGTCTCAGTACGGATGGCTGCCAGGTCTAAATTTCTCACCTTGATGTTTTAGCTCAGTTCCAGTCCCACTTTTTCAGCTGCCCAAGGCTATCTTCATCTGAGTTTCCCATTATCAACTGAAATTCAACAAGCTCAGAATCCAGCTTAGGATTTTGGTCTTCAAATTCTTCCTACTGACTTTATTTTTGCTGAGGACCATTGATTGAGTTTCTCGAACTCAAACTTTCAGCTGACATCCCAGGAGCTACAGTCTAGGGCTTCCTCTTGGGCACTGTGCTGTGAAGATCTTAGCAAACATATGAGTTTAATTCTCACCaaaaccctgtgaagtaggtaccAGCATCATCACTGCTGTACTTGAAGATGGGTAAGCGGCAGCTCAGtgcagtcaacaaacatttaaggTCACTTAACTAGTGACGGCCAGACTCGGACCTGAGACTGCAAACATGAGAGCTTGAAGCCTTAGTCACCTCTGACCCCGTCCCTCTTGCCTGATCATGTAGACCTTGTTCCTAAAATGTGCCATGCAACTGTCCTCTCCTTTCTGTTTCAATGTCACCACCACAGAGTTCAGCCCCTCGTTACTTCTCACTTCTCCTGCTCTTTACTGACGGATTCCCCTTCTTAAAGAGTCAGTTCACACTTGTAGTCTCATGGAAAGCCTTTGATGGTCCGAGTTTCATTTTCTTACTCAGACATTCAGGATCCCAGTCTTAGTTCTCACCACTATCTTCATGAACACTGTGTCTATCCAGGCTAGACTTCTTCCTGGACTCAGAACTCCTGTGTCTGCTGAAATTCTACCTGTCACCTTCACAGTCTAGATAAGTGATTGCTCCTTCATGAAGCCTTCCCCGATTCCCTTAATCGCATCAAGATATTCGGGCCTTTTAGCCTGTACTGTGGTCACTTGTGCGCTTACCATCCCTCTAGGATCCTAGTGCATCTAGGGCTGACCTGTGTGTCATTGTGACCTTTGTGGTTGGTAGTTACGTAGCAGAGTGCAACCAATGCACGTGATTCTTGCTTGGAAAGTTAAGATGTCTTACAGTTTATTGCTAGGCATTGTTAGGTTATATGGTCCACATACTCAAGATGCTTTCAATCTAGTAAGGGAAACAAAACTAGTGTTCAAAAATTAGCTAGAGAAGGATCAGAAGCTCAACCATGAGAGTgatgaaagaggagagagaatgggaggaaaaaaatgcatggaGAAGGACTTTGAGAAAAGGTGAGACCTGTTTAATGCTGAAAAGCACCTGTAAGTGGAAGGAGGTTGCTCTGAGGCAGGGGTGGCAGGGCAGATCTGGGAGGAAGAAAGGCACTTTGGAAACGtctatagagaagaaaaaaatacctggaaAGTTCAGTGGGTTTCAAGGTAAGACAATTCCTTCAAATTTACAatgccatttcttttttaaaaaagtgtttattatttattttcctttttttaagtgaagaacaGTCGCtttacaatgatgtgttagtttctggtgtacagcatggcaattcatttatacatacatatatattcctttttatattctttttcactattggccattacaaggtattgaatacagtttcctgtactatacagtaggaccttgtttatctatcttatacatgcaaatccagaactcccaatttatccttcccaccccctttttccCTTGGTTAACCATacgtttgttctctatgtctgtgagtttgtctctgttttgtaaataagtccatttgtgtcctttttttttagattccacatgtaagtgatatcatatagtatttttttctttctttctggccgacttcacttagtatgacgatctctgggtccatccatgctACTAAAAATGACATTACTTAATTAATCCctttttaatggttgagtagtattccattgtataaatatatcacaacttctttatccagtcatctgtcaatggatgtcTAGtgcacttccatgtcttggctattgtaaatagtgctgctatgaacattggggtgcatgtatcttttccaattagagtttcctctagatataCACCctggagcaggattgctggatcatatggtaagtctattttcagtttttaaggaatctccatactgttttccatagtggctggatcaaattacattcccaccaacagtgtaggagggttccctttcctccacatcctctccagcatttatcatttgtggattttttaatgatggccattctgacaggtgtgcggTGATatctcaaaaaatgtttattttaaaattgaattataattgacataacattgctTAGGTTTAAAGTGTACATGTTAActtgatacatttatacattgcAATAGGTGTTAGCTAACACATCTGTCAAAATTTCCCATCACAGAGCCTTTTTTGATAACCAGCATTCTTCCAAGCTAGTCACCATGAGGGAGTTTTTGCTGTGTA
The Camelus dromedarius isolate mCamDro1 chromosome 14, mCamDro1.pat, whole genome shotgun sequence genome window above contains:
- the INSL5 gene encoding insulin-like peptide INSL5 isoform X2; this encodes MLGDVQYLDSDSRSEVRAEESMKLCGLEYVRTVIYICASSRWRRHSGGPPRVQQAERGDHLQLPREHEISEGSIVQNVPKMDSLGMEGLQGGQLPMEGLWRSKKHSVMSRQDLQMLCCTEGCSMSDLSALC
- the INSL5 gene encoding insulin-like peptide INSL5 isoform X1 gives rise to the protein MRGFIFTLFLFSVLLAISEVRAEESMKLCGLEYVRTVIYICASSRWRRHSGGPPRVQQAERGDHLQLPREHEISEGSIVQNVPKMDSLGMEGLQGGQLPMEGLWRSKKHSVMSRQDLQMLCCTEGCSMSDLSALC